Proteins from a genomic interval of Planctomycetaceae bacterium:
- a CDS encoding alpha/beta hydrolase, translated as MFLFKATRAKQLKGGTAVVLIAGALSCWCMAYEIAEPEWLTALDSCRLGKWPGYIPAELLLLQLAPRLGISRDDLRPIDRIGEAGCPVFVISGSDDPHTTPAETVSLFNAAKEPRRIWLVEGAGHVDLLAAHPGQYEQQVLTFLNLHLNQSNR; from the coding sequence ATGTTTCTTTTCAAAGCGACTCGGGCGAAACAATTAAAGGGTGGCACTGCCGTTGTCCTGATAGCCGGGGCATTATCGTGCTGGTGCATGGCATACGAGATTGCCGAACCCGAATGGTTGACCGCGCTAGACTCCTGCAGGCTTGGCAAATGGCCTGGCTACATCCCGGCTGAATTGTTGTTGCTGCAGCTGGCGCCTCGTCTCGGAATCTCTCGTGACGATCTACGGCCAATTGATCGGATCGGTGAAGCAGGATGCCCCGTCTTTGTGATATCCGGAAGTGATGACCCCCATACGACACCAGCAGAAACGGTCAGTCTGTTCAACGCGGCCAAAGAGCCCAGGAGAATCTGGCTGGTGGAGGGGGCCGGGCATGTGGACTTGCTGGCCGCCCATCCCGGCCAGTATGAGCAGCAAGTTCTTACGTTTCTAAACCTGCACCTGAATCAGTCGAATCGCTGA
- a CDS encoding DUF1501 domain-containing protein — protein MDSFSLHSRRQLLNRAGCGFGTLGLIQLLEEQGWLEGSSAVADDGLSLNPLASKDGHFAARAKRVIWVFINGGPSPVDTWNYRPELTRWNGKSIRDFDPTFSNETGFFKNAVGHLMQSPFSFTPRGECGKMVPEIFPCLGEHVDKMSFLLSGYTESNNHSPALFAMNTGFARMGFPCVGSWVTYGLGSESNNLPAFVVMSDPKGRGLPKGNAANWSAGFLPGAYQGTWLKPSGEPVDNLGRPLTMSESGQRNELNLLRNLNALHLAQHPAEGELAARIESFELAYRMQSSAPEAMDIASEPKHIQELYGIGEERCDHFARQCLVARRLVERGVRFVQIYSGGMENQRSWDGHSDIEGNHRQFAGETDQPVAGLLTDLSMRGMLDDTLVIWCGEFGRLPIAQTGARPGRDHNPHSFCAWMAGGGVKGGVDYGSSDEIGYKAADNKVHINDLHATILHLLGIDHERLTYKYNGRRFRLTDVAGRVIEDILA, from the coding sequence ATGGACAGCTTTTCACTTCATTCACGCCGGCAATTGCTGAACCGAGCCGGGTGCGGATTCGGAACACTTGGCCTGATTCAACTGCTGGAAGAACAAGGGTGGCTGGAAGGCTCGTCAGCCGTCGCGGACGACGGACTTTCTCTGAACCCACTTGCATCGAAGGATGGCCATTTCGCTGCTCGAGCCAAACGTGTCATCTGGGTATTTATTAATGGCGGGCCAAGCCCCGTGGACACCTGGAACTACCGTCCCGAACTGACCCGGTGGAACGGAAAATCGATCCGGGATTTTGATCCGACGTTCAGCAACGAAACGGGTTTCTTCAAAAACGCCGTCGGGCACCTGATGCAATCACCATTCTCATTCACTCCCCGAGGCGAATGCGGAAAAATGGTGCCCGAAATTTTTCCGTGTCTGGGCGAACACGTCGACAAGATGTCTTTCCTGTTGTCCGGCTATACAGAATCCAACAACCATTCTCCCGCGTTGTTCGCGATGAACACCGGATTCGCGAGGATGGGGTTTCCGTGTGTCGGATCCTGGGTGACCTATGGACTGGGCAGCGAAAGCAACAATCTGCCTGCATTTGTCGTCATGAGCGATCCTAAAGGACGAGGCCTCCCCAAGGGAAATGCGGCCAACTGGAGCGCCGGCTTTCTGCCAGGCGCCTACCAGGGAACCTGGCTGAAGCCTTCGGGCGAGCCTGTGGACAATCTGGGTCGCCCTTTGACGATGTCTGAGTCCGGCCAGAGAAACGAGCTGAATTTGCTCCGCAACCTTAATGCGCTGCATCTGGCACAGCACCCGGCAGAGGGAGAGCTGGCCGCAAGGATCGAAAGCTTCGAACTGGCCTATCGAATGCAGTCTTCCGCACCGGAAGCCATGGATATCGCTTCCGAACCAAAACACATTCAGGAGCTGTATGGAATTGGGGAAGAACGGTGTGATCACTTCGCCCGGCAATGCCTCGTGGCTCGGCGGTTAGTCGAGCGAGGCGTGCGGTTTGTTCAAATCTATTCGGGTGGAATGGAAAACCAGCGATCCTGGGACGGACATTCGGACATCGAGGGAAATCACCGTCAGTTTGCAGGCGAAACCGACCAGCCTGTGGCAGGCTTACTCACCGATCTTTCAATGCGAGGTATGCTGGACGACACACTTGTGATCTGGTGTGGGGAGTTTGGCCGCTTGCCGATCGCCCAGACGGGAGCCAGACCGGGGCGCGACCATAACCCGCACAGTTTTTGTGCATGGATGGCCGGAGGCGGTGTCAAGGGTGGCGTGGACTACGGATCAAGTGACGAAATCGGCTACAAAGCCGCAGACAACAAAGTTCATATCAATGACCTTCACGCCACCATCCTTCACCTGCTGGGAATCGACCACGAGCGACTCACATATAAATACAACGGTCGCAGATTCCGCCTGACGGACGTTGCCGGGCGCGTCATTGAAGACATTTTGGCCTGA
- a CDS encoding TIGR01777 family oxidoreductase, whose protein sequence is MSVATDSTLRETTVNENSSTTMTVAISGATGLVGQALSLRFQSRGDRVLSITRRDGDGFDDSVRWDPSTGLVNPARLEGIDAVVHLAGENIAGGRWTDSLKKRLRSSRIQGTRSLVESLSKLKHRPRTLVCASAIGYYGDRGDAALTEDASAGNGFLPDLCRDWEAEAIKAEELGMRVVCVRIGIVLSPKGGALAKMMLPFKAGVGGNIGAGDQFWSWIGLNDLARVLEFCVDNQQLTGPVNAVSPNALTNAEFTRNIGAVLHRPTIFPLPAFMAKLVLGEMANELLLASARVVPQKLLKAGFKFEHPELASCLKHELQLKES, encoded by the coding sequence ATGAGCGTTGCAACCGATTCAACCCTGCGAGAAACAACTGTGAATGAGAACTCATCAACAACAATGACAGTGGCGATCTCGGGGGCAACAGGACTTGTCGGACAGGCACTCTCTCTGCGATTTCAGTCGCGAGGCGACAGGGTACTTTCGATCACGCGACGCGACGGAGACGGCTTTGACGATTCTGTACGCTGGGATCCATCGACCGGGCTCGTCAATCCAGCCCGGCTGGAGGGCATTGATGCAGTGGTCCATCTGGCCGGGGAAAACATCGCCGGCGGACGCTGGACAGACAGTCTCAAGAAGCGGCTCCGATCAAGTCGGATTCAGGGAACGCGGAGCCTCGTCGAATCCCTGAGCAAACTTAAGCACCGACCACGCACACTGGTTTGTGCATCGGCCATCGGCTACTACGGAGATCGGGGCGACGCAGCACTCACCGAAGATGCCAGCGCCGGCAATGGATTTTTGCCGGATCTCTGCCGCGACTGGGAAGCTGAAGCGATCAAAGCCGAAGAACTGGGCATGCGAGTTGTTTGCGTTCGCATCGGTATCGTCCTTTCACCGAAAGGCGGCGCGCTGGCGAAAATGATGCTGCCATTCAAGGCTGGGGTCGGGGGAAATATCGGCGCTGGCGACCAGTTCTGGAGCTGGATTGGCCTGAACGACCTGGCCAGAGTCCTTGAGTTCTGTGTCGATAACCAGCAGCTGACCGGCCCCGTTAACGCAGTGAGCCCGAACGCACTGACCAATGCAGAATTCACCCGAAATATCGGAGCCGTTCTGCATCGCCCCACGATCTTTCCGCTGCCCGCATTCATGGCAAAACTGGTGCTGGGAGAAATGGCCAACGAACTGTTGCTTGCCAGCGCACGCGTTGTGCCACAGAAACTTCTGAAAGCTGGTTTCAAGTTCGAGCACCCCGAACTGGCATCCTGCCTGAAGCATGAATTGCAATTGAAGGAGAGTTAA
- a CDS encoding amidohydrolase family protein: MTFSRAMNRREAVVTATGIAAGILSHMSLTADEGNQIPGDLPWIDAHSHIWTSDTSRFKLREGVRVDQLAPRSFTDDELMAVAMPEGVGRVVLIQHYPYHGWDNGYLIDAWTRHPDRFRIVGMIDDSLPDADLRMKDLLQKGVTGLRIGPRDNKTEWLSSPGMKLMWKTSAETRQSMCCLINPSDLSSVDAMCAAYPDTPVVIDHFARIGISGNVEESDLVSLCGLARHKHTKIKISAYYALGKKQSPHHELIPMIRRLFEVFGPDRLMWASDCPYQLGQGSTYSSSIRLIRDHIDFVTKEDRRKLLCSTAETTFFFR; encoded by the coding sequence ATGACGTTCAGTCGAGCAATGAATCGCCGAGAGGCTGTAGTAACCGCCACCGGAATCGCAGCCGGGATCTTGTCACACATGTCTCTGACTGCTGATGAAGGTAACCAGATTCCGGGTGACTTACCCTGGATCGATGCCCATTCGCATATCTGGACGTCAGATACAAGTCGTTTCAAACTCCGTGAAGGGGTGCGCGTTGATCAGTTGGCCCCCCGCAGCTTCACGGATGATGAGCTGATGGCCGTCGCTATGCCAGAGGGTGTGGGACGGGTTGTGCTCATACAGCACTATCCTTACCACGGTTGGGATAACGGCTATCTGATTGATGCCTGGACCCGACATCCGGATCGTTTTCGGATTGTCGGAATGATTGACGACTCGCTGCCGGATGCCGATCTTCGCATGAAGGACTTGCTTCAAAAAGGTGTGACGGGTCTTCGTATCGGCCCCCGCGACAACAAGACTGAGTGGCTCAGTTCACCGGGAATGAAGTTGATGTGGAAAACGTCGGCAGAGACCCGGCAGTCAATGTGCTGCCTGATCAATCCATCGGATCTGTCATCTGTGGATGCAATGTGTGCTGCTTATCCGGACACCCCAGTCGTGATCGACCATTTCGCGCGAATTGGGATCAGCGGAAACGTTGAAGAGAGCGACCTGGTTTCTCTTTGTGGGCTTGCCAGGCATAAACACACGAAAATCAAGATCTCTGCCTACTACGCATTGGGCAAGAAACAGTCACCACACCACGAATTGATACCGATGATCAGACGCTTGTTTGAAGTGTTTGGTCCGGACCGACTGATGTGGGCGAGCGATTGTCCATATCAACTGGGGCAGGGCAGCACTTACTCGTCCTCGATTCGCCTGATCCGGGATCACATCGATTTTGTGACAAAAGAAGATCGCCGAAAGTTACTTTGCTCAACTGCTGAGACCACGTTTTTCTTTCGATGA
- a CDS encoding VOC family protein — translation MKIEHLAINVPDPLNAARWYVEHLGLVVKRRMMEAPWAHFLADDSGTVMLEIYGNTEAALLDFPSIQPAAIHLAFVSADLSADVARLRKAGATVVTDVHSMPGGDTFAMLRDPWGVPVQLVKRKEPMI, via the coding sequence ATGAAGATAGAACACCTAGCAATCAATGTACCAGACCCTCTGAACGCTGCTCGCTGGTATGTCGAACATCTGGGACTGGTTGTAAAGCGGCGAATGATGGAAGCTCCCTGGGCGCATTTCCTCGCAGATGACAGTGGTACCGTGATGCTTGAAATCTATGGCAATACGGAAGCTGCTCTGCTGGATTTTCCATCAATTCAACCAGCTGCCATTCATCTGGCGTTCGTGTCAGCCGACCTTTCTGCGGATGTTGCCCGACTTCGAAAGGCGGGTGCTACCGTGGTCACTGACGTTCATTCGATGCCAGGTGGAGATACATTTGCCATGCTGCGGGATCCCTGGGGCGTTCCGGTGCAGTTGGTCAAACGTAAAGAGCCAATGATCTGA
- a CDS encoding YkgJ family cysteine cluster protein codes for MARNPLQLPVIQNWSCHNCGGCCREHMIEITEDEKKRIDRQGWTSEDGIPAGVSVTQSVGKGRYRLTHQADGACIFLDSDGLCRIHAKFGEPAKPLACRVYPFAFHPAGNQLAVGLRFSCPSVVQNLGQRVVDQTRDLQHLASQVVPDGHRMPPPPAIHGDQCVEWPDFHRFIVAFDESLTDDAVDFATQLMRVLSWLELVEQSQFETIRGPKLQDFLNLVTKAAARAQPDSDLPVLQPSRTGRTMFRQIVAQLLRHDTEATVKAGVGERFRQLMNGIRFTTGIGSIPPLPDPVSAREVFGTHNGSIRPGFAAAEPGMKGRTPEIDRLMSRYFRVKIQALHFCGAANFGLSLVEGFRSLALMYPATLWVARIRALSHGRDVISPEDAQAALTTVDHNYTYSPVFGMSASIRRLRILGELQQVTRLCGWYSL; via the coding sequence ATGGCACGCAATCCATTGCAATTGCCTGTGATTCAAAACTGGAGCTGCCACAACTGTGGTGGCTGCTGTCGCGAACACATGATCGAAATCACTGAGGACGAGAAGAAACGCATTGATCGTCAGGGCTGGACGTCCGAAGATGGCATACCAGCCGGGGTTTCTGTCACACAGTCTGTTGGGAAGGGCCGCTACCGTCTAACTCATCAGGCCGATGGGGCGTGCATCTTTCTGGATTCGGATGGGCTTTGCCGTATCCATGCAAAGTTTGGTGAACCTGCGAAGCCGCTGGCCTGCCGTGTCTACCCCTTTGCGTTTCATCCCGCCGGCAATCAGTTGGCTGTAGGGCTGCGATTCAGTTGTCCGTCCGTCGTTCAGAATCTGGGACAACGTGTCGTCGATCAGACCAGGGACTTGCAGCACCTGGCCTCACAGGTTGTTCCGGATGGGCATCGTATGCCTCCGCCTCCGGCAATCCACGGTGATCAATGCGTCGAGTGGCCTGACTTTCATCGCTTCATTGTCGCCTTTGACGAGAGTCTTACGGACGACGCCGTGGACTTCGCCACCCAGCTGATGCGAGTGTTGTCCTGGCTGGAACTGGTTGAACAATCGCAGTTTGAAACAATTCGAGGGCCGAAGCTTCAGGATTTTCTGAACCTGGTGACCAAAGCGGCTGCACGTGCGCAGCCGGACAGTGACTTACCTGTGCTTCAGCCGTCGCGCACAGGTCGAACCATGTTTCGTCAGATCGTTGCTCAGTTGCTTCGCCACGATACCGAAGCGACAGTGAAGGCCGGAGTGGGCGAGCGGTTCCGGCAGTTGATGAATGGTATCCGGTTCACAACTGGCATTGGCAGTATTCCCCCTTTACCGGATCCTGTATCAGCACGTGAAGTGTTCGGAACTCACAACGGCAGTATTCGTCCGGGGTTTGCTGCGGCAGAGCCGGGAATGAAAGGGCGAACGCCGGAGATTGATCGACTGATGTCACGATATTTTCGCGTGAAGATCCAGGCGCTGCATTTCTGCGGTGCGGCAAACTTCGGGCTTTCTCTAGTCGAAGGTTTTCGCTCACTCGCGCTGATGTATCCGGCTACGCTGTGGGTCGCCCGTATTCGCGCGTTGAGCCATGGTCGTGACGTAATTAGTCCTGAAGATGCTCAGGCGGCTCTTACCACAGTAGACCACAACTACACGTATTCACCCGTCTTTGGTATGTCCGCGTCGATCAGGCGTCTCAGGATACTTGGGGAATTGCAGCAGGTCACCAGACTTTGCGGCTGGTACAGCCTGTGA
- a CDS encoding formylglycine-generating enzyme family protein, with product MSLRRKSVSSDGRAWTLRRTGVLRALIIAGGLGLAVSVLSLVNLGLAFADETSSDQKLVDDAAVPVRKAASLEVPGASATTPEDMQVYAEPLEHTDLVIDMVPVKGGRFLMGSPLSEAERSEDEGPQHTVEVGSFWMSKFEITWDQYDTWCEKIDYYRRAAFGTSATPRDEVADAITRPTPPYTDMSFGMGKESNPAICMTQHAARMYCQWLSAKTGRYYRLPTEAEWEYACRAGTSTAYSFGDDVAQLGDYAWFDGNSDGNYHPVGQKKPNPWGLYDMHGNVAEWVLDQYVADAYKLRSGGATSVDVVRNPLVVPTTEYPRVVRGGGWDDSARMLRSAVREGSALEWKEQDPQLPQSIWYFTDAQGVGFRVVRPLEEPTDEAKLTFWGKSAPIQKDPVEFEQE from the coding sequence ATGTCGTTACGCCGCAAAAGCGTATCGTCCGATGGTCGGGCCTGGACTCTTCGACGAACAGGCGTCCTGAGGGCACTCATCATTGCGGGTGGCCTGGGACTCGCAGTATCTGTGTTGAGCCTCGTCAATTTGGGGCTCGCATTCGCGGACGAAACCAGTTCCGATCAGAAGCTGGTCGATGACGCTGCTGTTCCGGTCCGGAAGGCGGCCTCACTGGAGGTTCCGGGGGCGTCCGCCACGACTCCGGAAGACATGCAAGTGTATGCCGAGCCGCTTGAGCACACCGATCTGGTGATCGACATGGTTCCTGTCAAGGGGGGCCGTTTTCTCATGGGCAGCCCGCTATCAGAGGCCGAACGCTCGGAAGATGAGGGACCGCAGCACACGGTCGAGGTTGGTTCATTCTGGATGAGTAAGTTTGAGATTACATGGGATCAGTACGATACGTGGTGCGAAAAGATCGATTACTACCGCCGAGCGGCATTTGGTACTTCGGCAACCCCGCGTGATGAAGTCGCCGATGCCATTACTCGACCGACTCCACCGTATACCGACATGAGTTTTGGTATGGGTAAGGAATCGAACCCGGCCATCTGCATGACTCAGCACGCTGCGAGGATGTATTGTCAGTGGCTGAGTGCAAAGACCGGTCGCTACTATCGTCTGCCGACGGAAGCAGAGTGGGAATATGCCTGCCGTGCAGGAACATCAACCGCTTATTCATTCGGTGATGACGTTGCTCAACTGGGTGACTACGCCTGGTTCGATGGCAACAGTGACGGCAACTACCACCCGGTTGGTCAAAAGAAACCAAATCCGTGGGGATTGTACGATATGCATGGCAACGTGGCTGAATGGGTTCTGGATCAGTATGTTGCAGATGCCTACAAATTGCGTTCCGGCGGAGCAACATCCGTTGATGTCGTCCGCAATCCTTTGGTCGTACCCACAACGGAGTACCCTCGAGTTGTGCGAGGTGGTGGATGGGACGATTCTGCTCGTATGCTTCGCAGTGCAGTGAGAGAAGGTTCGGCACTGGAATGGAAAGAACAGGACCCACAGCTGCCGCAAAGTATCTGGTACTTCACTGATGCTCAGGGTGTCGGCTTTCGAGTCGTTCGCCCACTTGAAGAGCCAACAGATGAGGCCAAGCTGACGTTTTGGGGTAAGTCAGCGCCCATTCAGAAAGACCCTGTTGAATTCGAGCAGGAATGA
- a CDS encoding PA14 domain-containing protein, protein MTSSSTTAGARCRIALSDPSRPLPRGTYRVRLQTESTTGPNPIQLMWSYYPKPVPENLLFADAGKTIQGLTGSYVNQSLRSVTSTADWRNNPTVQIAGTRVDPSLNFVWAGFGDAEGVGLTQSHSGNWENFSVQWDGFISVPYDGYRLYTKSDDNSRLWIDVNRNGNFENTATELVNNNWGNGNGQSVTLSSGSIALNAGTYPIRIQYEEEGGSNSFQLMWDYAVMPETAVTVTGVTSNTEMRPTIAWTETETAVKYEVWINNLTTRASGVVHTTVYDPWITPDFDLGIGRYAVWVRSIDARGKVSGWSQSYLFRIEQAVQLNTVPQSFATTSPTISWQPVEGAVRYQVWVNDVTTRLDNVAPESNVTATSWQISPALTEGHEYRVWVRGIDAAGRPSQWSAMKSFRILGETTPTTPLGGTFDYYPTLKWTAAPGARRYHVVLRDENGDILESAIVAGTQWTSPTGDWTGQWNWQVTPEAWDFQFGTPSEIITFNLGGVPQAMTPIGSGASSLPLFNWNAVVNADTYLVWVDRLDIPQREVINSSSLTTTSYSPTTPLAPGTYRYWILATSNFYGRGAWSAPVEFIVS, encoded by the coding sequence ATGACATCTTCATCAACAACGGCTGGGGCACGATGCAGAATCGCGCTCAGCGATCCGTCTCGACCGCTGCCCCGCGGGACATACAGAGTTCGATTGCAGACGGAATCCACCACGGGCCCCAATCCAATTCAACTGATGTGGAGTTACTACCCGAAACCCGTTCCGGAAAACCTTCTCTTTGCAGATGCAGGCAAGACAATTCAGGGTCTGACGGGTTCGTATGTCAATCAGAGCCTTCGTTCTGTGACTTCGACGGCGGACTGGCGGAATAATCCGACCGTGCAAATCGCAGGGACGCGCGTCGATCCATCGCTCAATTTTGTGTGGGCAGGATTTGGTGATGCCGAAGGTGTCGGGTTAACGCAGAGTCATTCAGGCAACTGGGAAAACTTCTCCGTCCAGTGGGACGGATTTATTTCGGTCCCGTATGACGGATACCGACTTTATACGAAGAGCGATGACAACAGCCGATTGTGGATCGATGTAAATCGCAACGGAAATTTCGAGAACACCGCCACGGAGCTGGTCAACAACAACTGGGGTAATGGCAATGGACAATCTGTCACATTGAGCAGCGGCAGTATCGCCTTGAATGCCGGGACTTATCCCATTCGTATTCAGTATGAGGAAGAGGGGGGAAGTAACAGCTTCCAATTGATGTGGGATTACGCGGTGATGCCGGAGACTGCAGTCACGGTCACCGGTGTGACTTCCAACACTGAAATGCGGCCCACGATTGCGTGGACCGAAACCGAAACGGCAGTGAAGTATGAAGTGTGGATCAATAATCTGACCACGCGAGCCTCGGGCGTTGTTCACACGACCGTTTATGATCCGTGGATAACTCCCGATTTTGATCTGGGAATCGGTCGATACGCCGTTTGGGTCCGCAGCATTGACGCTCGCGGAAAAGTGTCCGGCTGGTCGCAAAGCTATCTGTTTCGCATCGAACAAGCGGTTCAACTGAATACTGTTCCGCAGAGCTTTGCGACCACGTCGCCGACAATTTCGTGGCAGCCGGTTGAAGGCGCAGTGCGTTATCAGGTTTGGGTCAACGATGTCACGACAAGACTCGACAACGTGGCGCCGGAATCCAACGTCACTGCGACCTCGTGGCAGATCAGTCCGGCTTTGACGGAAGGGCATGAATATCGCGTGTGGGTCCGCGGCATCGATGCGGCAGGGCGTCCGTCGCAATGGTCAGCCATGAAATCATTCAGGATTCTGGGTGAAACAACACCCACGACTCCGCTTGGCGGGACCTTTGATTATTACCCAACGCTCAAATGGACGGCTGCTCCCGGAGCCCGCCGATATCACGTTGTCCTGCGAGACGAAAACGGAGACATTCTGGAAAGCGCCATTGTGGCCGGTACACAGTGGACCAGCCCGACCGGAGACTGGACGGGACAGTGGAACTGGCAGGTGACGCCCGAAGCGTGGGATTTTCAATTTGGCACGCCCTCTGAGATCATCACATTCAATCTGGGCGGGGTCCCTCAGGCGATGACACCGATCGGTAGTGGAGCGAGCTCCCTGCCGTTATTTAACTGGAATGCCGTCGTCAATGCGGACACGTATCTTGTTTGGGTCGATCGACTGGATATACCACAGCGAGAGGTCATCAATTCATCCAGCCTGACAACAACGTCCTACTCGCCCACAACTCCCCTGGCTCCCGGAACCTATCGCTACTGGATTCTGGCAACGAGCAATTTCTATGGACGTGGGGCGTGGAGTGCGCCGGTTGAGTTCATTGTTTCGTGA
- a CDS encoding VCBS repeat-containing protein, whose translation MKISRLLELFRVTDKRGRRRRSMLAETLEARQLLTLGPFQQVNYFMPTVLPETDENTSFQLVDWDNNGYHDVIEIAHGGTKSGLVEVRAYPGNYDNYDAKAGGASESSIINTTVPINAVDASEWQFLSDYWNAGSHPDLVAIHKSNTSSGFVEIIVATGASLYQTLQGPFVTSLTAIGANWAFDGGHFDGDGRLDLLAIRRDGNAGTEITVLSGVASGNNRFDSTLFQGTTALPRTNNMFDFIVGDFDLDGVAELLALQTVGTESNRIEAHVLPELQVPTTRRRSAGSNPVPQLGAYQMGPYTVLTPSR comes from the coding sequence ATGAAGATCTCACGTCTGTTGGAATTGTTCCGAGTCACTGACAAGCGCGGTCGACGTCGCAGAAGCATGCTGGCGGAAACTCTGGAGGCTCGTCAGTTGCTGACGCTCGGGCCGTTTCAGCAGGTCAACTACTTTATGCCAACGGTCCTGCCTGAAACGGATGAGAATACTTCGTTTCAGTTGGTGGATTGGGATAATAACGGCTACCACGATGTGATTGAGATTGCTCACGGTGGTACGAAATCCGGGTTGGTTGAAGTGAGGGCTTATCCCGGGAATTACGACAACTACGATGCAAAGGCTGGCGGAGCATCGGAGTCTTCGATCATCAATACGACTGTTCCGATCAACGCCGTAGATGCCAGCGAATGGCAGTTTCTGTCGGACTATTGGAATGCCGGGAGCCATCCGGATCTAGTTGCGATCCATAAATCGAACACAAGTTCCGGGTTCGTAGAGATCATCGTTGCAACGGGCGCAAGTTTGTACCAGACCCTCCAAGGGCCGTTCGTGACGTCATTGACGGCAATCGGCGCGAATTGGGCCTTCGATGGCGGACACTTTGACGGCGATGGACGGTTGGATCTGCTCGCGATTCGGCGGGATGGTAATGCTGGAACGGAGATTACGGTGTTGTCAGGAGTTGCCTCTGGCAACAATCGTTTCGACTCGACTTTGTTCCAGGGTACAACTGCTTTGCCACGAACGAACAACATGTTTGATTTCATTGTCGGTGATTTCGATCTTGATGGTGTCGCAGAACTACTCGCGCTCCAGACAGTAGGAACAGAGTCGAACAGAATTGAAGCCCACGTACTGCCGGAATTGCAGGTCCCAACAACGAGGCGCCGTTCAGCTGGTTCCAATCCCGTGCCACAGTTGGGCGCGTATCAAATGGGGCCTTACACAGTTTTGACGCCGTCTCGATAA
- a CDS encoding transposase, producing MTNILRTAGRLAPGHISTYHRVFSQARLWQSRLGKILATLVIEAFAADGVIHLAGDDTVDGHRGAKVFGKGCHRDAGRRSGRDSLGVRA from the coding sequence GTGACCAATATTCTGCGAACCGCAGGCAGACTGGCGCCGGGACACATTTCGACTTATCACCGAGTCTTCTCACAAGCCCGGCTCTGGCAGTCGAGGCTCGGAAAGATTCTCGCCACCCTCGTGATTGAAGCGTTCGCTGCGGACGGCGTGATTCATCTGGCGGGCGATGACACGGTGGATGGACATCGCGGTGCAAAAGTCTTCGGCAAAGGATGTCATCGGGATGCCGGGCGGCGGTCTGGTCGAGATTCGCTGGGTGTTCGTGCATGA